In Hippoglossus stenolepis isolate QCI-W04-F060 chromosome 21, HSTE1.2, whole genome shotgun sequence, one DNA window encodes the following:
- the LOC118100510 gene encoding testis-expressed protein 47, producing the protein MERTDRLGAEGKKEEEETGTSLFHHVVEQRKDLPDEDVKIVLQRLILIGRLPHDVADRTELGDHYDRLHFQLSKQHIWDQMTGLLLVYPTCVLHVIESSRDVLLSVLKDLRDMQLQTDGCLIEAAKVVSMAHVHHSRMFHQWSYKVLDAADVDPVNEGFEEDEDSTVTLVCSLLSALHKLAEHLEKPKKTVPGSVPDDAPQLLVSQELPGKLLSRDELLSPQLHLQTYDSPLNISLGSGQVNRSSSLNTV; encoded by the exons ATGGAGAGAACTGACAGGTTGGGagcagaggggaagaaagaggaggaggaaactggGACTAGTTTATTTCACCATGTCGTGGAGCAGAGGAAGGATCTGCCTGATGAAGATGTG aagATCGTGCTACAGCGACTCATCCTGATTGGCCGGCTCCCCCACGATGTCGCTGACAGGACAGAACTGGGAG ACCATTATGACAGACTCCACTTCCAGTTAAGCAAACAGCACATATGGGATCAGATGACGGGCCTGCTGCTCGTTTATCCGACCTGCGTGCTGCACGTCATCGAG TCGTCCAGGGACGTTCTGCTTTCTGTTCTCAAAGATCTCAGGGacatgcagctgcagacagacgG GTGCCTGATTGAAGCTGCAAAGGTTGTGTCCATGGCTCATGTCCATCACAGCAGGATGTTCCATCAGTGGAGCTACAAG GTGCTGGATGCAGCTGATGTGGACCCAGTGAATGAGGGGTtcgaggaggatgaggacagCACAGTGACGCTGGTTTGCAGTCTCCTGTCAGCTCTGCACAAACTGGCCGAGCACCTCGAAAAGCCCAAGAAG ACTGTCCCTGGATCGGTGCCGGACGACGCTCCACAGCTGCTGGTCTCTCAGGAGCTTCCAGGGAAGTTGTTGTCTCGAGACGAGCTCCTGAGTCCACAGCTGCACCTGCAGACGTACGACTCCCCCTTGAACATCAGCTTGGGCTCTG GACAAGTTAACCGAAGCAGCAGCCTCAACACAGTTTAA